Part of the Bacteroidota bacterium genome is shown below.
CAACTATGTGGGGATGAAGGTACAGCCATTCCGCATTGAAGACGAGGCTAGAAAAATCACAAACACGTTCTATACATCTGGCAAGCCGTTCGGTTCATTTGCCCTAGAGGATGGAAACCTGATAACGGGCCAGCAGCAAAATAGTGGCGTAGCGGCTGCTCGGCTGGTGCTGAAGCAGCTGGAAGCACAGAAGGAGCGGTATCCCACCATTGTGCTGGTGCATGGGGCATGGGCCGACGAGAGTGCTTGGGGATTTGTGCGAAGTAAACTGGCTGTAAATGCAAATGTAGAGGTAGTAAACCTGCCGGGGCATGGGGTAGACCTGACTCCCATCTCAAAAATAACCCTGAAGGATTATACCGACCGGGTGGAGCAGGAGATAAAGAAACACCCTGGGAAAGTAATCCTGGTAGGCCATAGCATGTCTGGCATGGTAGTAACGCAGGTGGCCGAGAACGTACCCGAAAAAATAGAAAAACTGGTGTATGTGGCAGCCTATCTGCCTCAAAACGGCCAATCGCTGATGGATCTGGCCCTGACAGATACCGAGACCATGCTAACAGAGGTGCAGCAGTACAACTCGGTAAAGGGAGAAGCTCGTATGGAGTATCAGCGCAAGGTAATTGTGCCTGCCATTTGTGCAGATTGCCCAGACTTTATGAAGGAAATCATCGTAAAATACTACTCAGAGGAGCCTTTAGCGCCCTTTCAGGAGAAAGTTGCGCTGAGCAAGGGGCGGTTTGGAAGCGTGCCCAAGTATTACATCTACGCCACAAAAGACCGGGCCGTGGGCTACCAGCTGCAAAAGAAGATGGTAGCGGCAAATGGCAGCATAAAACGAACCTACGAAATGCCTACTTCTCACCTACCCTTTGTGGTAAACCCCGATGAATTTGTACGTATCATTGGGGTCATACGGACCGAAAAAGTGAAGTAAGAGCTAGGTACGTCCCTGCGGGTAGCGGATACCGGACCCACAGGACGGCATTACGAAGAAGAGCGTTCCCGGAAATTTCCGGGGATCGTAAAGCGGGAAGGACACAGATCCGGCGGTTGGATTTGTGTCCTTTCCGCTTTCTTTTTTCCGGAGAAAAAAAGGGAATGACCTTAGGGCAAGTGTGTCTCCTACACCGCCCATGCGGAGCGATCCTAAATGCCTTGCGCCTTCAGTTCCTGCACGCGGGCAAATACTTCGGCTCGGCTAAGGGTAGCATAGCGGGCTGGCAGCAGTGCCCGACTGGTGCACTCCAGTATGGCGGCATACTCCATTAGCTCCACCTGCTCGGGGTACTCGGGCGGCACAAAGTCGGCCATGGCGGCGCGTATGTGGGCGGTGGTGGGCTGTGCCAGCCCCTCCTGCACCGCCCTAAACTTGGCGCGGGTGAGGCCAGCCTCCATATCGGCCCCACTACGCACAGGCAGCTGCTGGTAGAAGGCGTCTTCAAAGTCTGCCACGCCCACCCCCTCTATCCGGGTTTTTCGCAGCATTACGGCAAACAGTTCTTGCTTTTCGGCCACGGTGTCGGGGTAGAAAAGGGCCAGGTGCTCCTCGGCACGGCCCTGGCGCTTCAGGTCTACCGGCAGCAGGTCTGGCCGGGCCGTCAGCAGGAACCAGATGATCTTGCCGCGGTGCGCAGTCTGGCTCATAAAGCTGGCAATCATGCCAAACACGCGGCTACTCACCCCGCTATCCCCACTGGCACTGCGGTTTCCCAGGTAGGCATCGGCCTCGTCTATCATCACCGCGATGGGGCTCATGGCCCGCAGCAGTTTCAGCACTCGCTCCAGGTTGGCTTCCGTTACGCCCTGCCATTGGCTGCGGAAGTTCTGCAGCTGCACCATGGGCACGCCTATGTCGCTGGCAAAGCAGCTCACCAGATAGGTTTTGCCTGTGCCCACGGGCCCACTCACCAGGTAGCCCATGGGCAGCACGTCTGGGCGGCCCTGCTGTAGGGCTGTGGCCGCTGCCTGCAGCTGCTGCTTGGCGGCGGCGTGGCCGGCCACATCTGCCAGGCTATATTTCGTGTCCACAAAGCTCAGCAGGCCGCCTGCCTCGGCCTCTATCATGGCCTTCTTACGGGTCATCAGCTCGCTGTAGCCAAAACGCGCAGGCTGCTCGGCTATCTCCGCCACCAGGGTTTTCAGCTGCAGTCGGTTCAGCCCGGCTGTGTGCTGGGCAAATACCTCCAGGCTCATCTCCATCTTGCCAGGCAGGGCCGCATGGCGCTGTGCCAGGTGCTGCACAAAATGCAAGCGTTCGGCCTCGTCGGGCAGGGGTATTTCTATCTCGGCCGTGTGGGGGCTACGCACCAGCTGGGGGTGTAGGGCCTGCAGCTGGTCTACCAGCAGCACCGTAGTCATATCATGGTTCAGGAAAAGGCTCTCCTGTGCCCATTTCAGCAGATACACCAGCACAGCGCGGTCTTGGCTGCCGGTGCTGGTGGCGCTGGCTGCCGGTGCCAGCGTGTCGGCATACTCCAGGATGAGTGCTACCCGCTTGCCCTGCTGCAGCTGCAGGCGGATAAAGTTTTCCAGCAGGCCAAATGCAGCCTGGGGCTCTCGGGGTCGTGTTTTGGCATATTCGGTGCCAAACAGCTTATCCAGGTTCTCCAGGTAGCGGATGAAGCCCAGGGTCTGTTCGTCGCTGCCCAGGCGGATGCCGCTGGCGCGGTCGTAGGTTATCACCCAGTCGCGCTGCCGGAAGAGCACCTCGGCCAGGTAGGTACCCAAGCGCACATACTGGCTGCCGTGCGGCACATAGTCGGCCAGGTTTCCGTGCAGGATGAACTGGCTCAGCGTCTTGGTAAAATAAAGCCGAGAGAAGGTCTCCACCCAGGGGGGGAGCGTGGGGGTGGCAGCCGTGTCTTTCATAGCCGAAAAGATAGAGAAAAGCCGGCATGCGCCGTGCACCCGGCAGTGCCGCGCGGGCTTTGGCCATTGCAGTTGCTATCTTTGTAGCCTACTTTGGCTCCGTATGGCTGGCATTAGTGTTGTCATCATTACCAAAAACGAAGCGCACAACATTGGGCGCTGTATCCGCTCGGTACAGGGGGTGGCCGATGAGGTACTGGTGGGCGACAGCGGCAGCACCGACGATACCGTAGAAATTGCCACCCGCCTGGGTGCGCGGGTGCTGCCAGTAAGCTGGCAGGGCTATGCCGCCACAAAAAACGCCCTGAACGCTAAGGTGCAACACCCCTACATCCTGAGCCTGGATGCCGACGAGGCCCTATCCGATGCCCTGCGTGCCGAACTACTGGCCCTGAGGCCCCGGCTGGATGGGCATGCGGCCTATCGTATGCCCCGCCTTTCCAACTACTGTGGGCACTGGGTGCGGCACGCGGGCTGGTATCCCGATGCCAAGGTGCGCCTGTGGCCGGCTGGCCAGGCACACTGGATAGGGGCCTATGTGCACGAAACACTGGAAGTAAACGTGCCAGTGGCCGGCCTGCAGGCCGACCTGCTACACTACACCGCCCCCACTGCCGAGGCACACCGGCGCACCATCCGCACCTACTGTAGGCTGAAGGCCGAGCAGCTCATCGCCAAAGGAAAAACCCAGGGCCTGTGGCTGCGGCAGTGGCTGTCGCCCATAGCCCGCTTTGTGCGGATGTATGTGCTACAGCGGGGATTCATGGACGGGTGGGCGGGTTTTCAGCTATGCCGCCGCTCGGCC
Proteins encoded:
- a CDS encoding alpha/beta hydrolase, with the protein product MRSKLAVNANVEVVNLPGHGVDLTPISKITLKDYTDRVEQEIKKHPGKVILVGHSMSGMVVTQVAENVPEKIEKLVYVAAYLPQNGQSLMDLALTDTETMLTEVQQYNSVKGEARMEYQRKVIVPAICADCPDFMKEIIVKYYSEEPLAPFQEKVALSKGRFGSVPKYYIYATKDRAVGYQLQKKMVAANGSIKRTYEMPTSHLPFVVNPDEFVRIIGVIRTEKVK
- a CDS encoding AAA family ATPase, producing MKDTAATPTLPPWVETFSRLYFTKTLSQFILHGNLADYVPHGSQYVRLGTYLAEVLFRQRDWVITYDRASGIRLGSDEQTLGFIRYLENLDKLFGTEYAKTRPREPQAAFGLLENFIRLQLQQGKRVALILEYADTLAPAASATSTGSQDRAVLVYLLKWAQESLFLNHDMTTVLLVDQLQALHPQLVRSPHTAEIEIPLPDEAERLHFVQHLAQRHAALPGKMEMSLEVFAQHTAGLNRLQLKTLVAEIAEQPARFGYSELMTRKKAMIEAEAGGLLSFVDTKYSLADVAGHAAAKQQLQAAATALQQGRPDVLPMGYLVSGPVGTGKTYLVSCFASDIGVPMVQLQNFRSQWQGVTEANLERVLKLLRAMSPIAVMIDEADAYLGNRSASGDSGVSSRVFGMIASFMSQTAHRGKIIWFLLTARPDLLPVDLKRQGRAEEHLALFYPDTVAEKQELFAVMLRKTRIEGVGVADFEDAFYQQLPVRSGADMEAGLTRAKFRAVQEGLAQPTTAHIRAAMADFVPPEYPEQVELMEYAAILECTSRALLPARYATLSRAEVFARVQELKAQGI
- a CDS encoding glycosyltransferase family 2 protein, coding for MAGISVVIITKNEAHNIGRCIRSVQGVADEVLVGDSGSTDDTVEIATRLGARVLPVSWQGYAATKNALNAKVQHPYILSLDADEALSDALRAELLALRPRLDGHAAYRMPRLSNYCGHWVRHAGWYPDAKVRLWPAGQAHWIGAYVHETLEVNVPVAGLQADLLHYTAPTAEAHRRTIRTYCRLKAEQLIAKGKTQGLWLRQWLSPIARFVRMYVLQRGFMDGWAGFQLCRRSAWAAWLKYRLARQLLRSAPSTHTSSPDR